A region of Solanum dulcamara chromosome 7, daSolDulc1.2, whole genome shotgun sequence DNA encodes the following proteins:
- the LOC129894433 gene encoding aldehyde oxidase GLOX-like yields MWRELPNHLLVRPKNDHLHDFLYKSLYILSNHKVFDENFSSTYFSSLMEKLWQTLINCIIISAAILLHCLISCRARAVLPHSAERKGTWKLLLNNTGVVGVHMVLTHWNTVILLDRSGSGRSGYQLRHRLNGTRCKGTHDDLSDPTCYAHSVEYSISNNSIRRLNLMSDTFSSSGSILSDGRIIESGGFGDASTRIHYFGPCKSGDNCDWSLGKKHLSQKRWYASSQILPSDDRIIVVGGRGSFTYEFIPKMSTNGNVFHLRFLQQTNDGNEDGNNLYPIVHLSVDGKLFIFANRDSILFNYKQNRVVKKFPRIPGIGSRSYPSTGSSVILPLDQKDGFRKVEVMICGGAASGANAAARQGRFLKGLNSCGRMLITGNNHKWKMENMPGPRLMNDMVLLPTGHVLIINGAKRGCAGWRNAARPALEPYLYNPKKTLGRRFTVLKSTKIARMFHSSAILVPDGSVLVAGSNPNNQYIYKNASHPTELRLQAFIPDYMGKEYSHQRPHNVSIDINSKEGVAYGNEFLVRFLLQSKPSKYLAFSAYAPPFTTHSLSMNQRLLRLRCTRIISDAKGWLNATVVAPPSANVAPSGFYLLSVVNEGIPSISEWIKFIQPAST; encoded by the coding sequence ATGTGGCGAGAACTACCTAACCATTTATTAGTTAGACCAAAGAATGACCATTTGCATGACTTCCTCTATAAGTCCCTATATATCCTTTCAAACCATAAGGTATTCGATGAAAATTTCTCCAGCACTTATTTTTCTTCTCTCATGGAGAAGCTCTGGCAGACACTAATCAACTGCATCATCATCAGTGCAGCTATTTTACTGCACTGTCTTATTTCATGTAGAGCAAGAGCTGTGTTGCCCCATTCTGCAGAAAGAAAAGGGACATGGAAGTTACTGCTGAACAACACTGGAGTGGTGGGTGTGCATATGGTTTTAACCCATTGGAACACTGTGATACTGCTTGATCGGAGCGGGTCTGGTCGATCAGGGTACCAGCTACGTCATCGGTTAAATGGAACAAGATGCAAGGGCACTCATGATGACTTGTCAGACCCAACTTGCTATGCTCATTCTGTTGAGTACAGCATTTCCAACAACAGTATCAGGCGCTTGAATCTCATGTCTGACACTTTTTCATCTTCTGGCTCCATCTTGAGTGATGGAAGGATAATTGAATCTGGAGGCTTTGGAGACGCTTCGACAAGGATTCACTACTTTGGGCCTTGTAAAAGTGGTGATAATTGTGATTGGAGCCTGGGCAAGAAGCACTTATCTCAAAAACGTTGGTACGCTTCTAGCCAAATTCTCCCCTCAGATGACAGGATCATCGTTGTTGGAGGACGAGGGTCCTTCACATATGAGTTTATACCAAAAATGTCGACCAATGGAAATGTTTTTCATCTTCGTTTCTTGCAGCAAACTAATGACGGAAATGAAGATGGAAACAATCTTTATCCTATTGTTCACCTTTCCGTTGATGGCAAATTGTTCATTTTTGCCAACAGGGATTCCATTCTTTTTAACTACAAGCAAAACAGGGTTGTAAAAAAATTCCCAAGAATCCCCGGAATAGGGTCAAGGAGTTATCCAAGCACAGGATCATCAGTTATTCTTCCACTGGATCAGAAAGATGGCTTCCGCAAAGTGGAGGTCATGATATGTGGAGGGGCAGCTTCAGGGGCGAATGCAGCTGCTCGACAGGGCAGATTCTTGAAAGGTCTAAACAGTTGCGGAAGAATGTTGATCACTGGAAATAATCATAAATGGAAGATGGAAAATATGCCAGGGCCACGCCTGATGAACGATATGGTGCTTCTTCCAACAGGACATGTACTAATCATAAATGGCGCAAAGAGAGGTTGTGCTGGATGGAGAAATGCAGCTAGACCTGCTCTTGAACCTTACCTATACAACCCCAAGAAAACTCTTGGCAGAAGGTTCACGGTTCTAAAATCCACTAAAATCGCGAGAATGTTTCATTCATCAGCAATTCTTGTACCTGATGGAAGCGTACTAGTAGCAGGGAGCAATCCAAATAATCAATACATTTACAAAAATGCAAGTCACCCTACTGAACTCCGGCTACAGGCATTCATCCCGGACTATATGGGCAAGGAATACAGTCATCAACGGCCTCATAACGTGTCAATTGACATCAATAGCAAGGAAGGAGTTGCATATGGTAACGAATTTTTGGTTCGTTTTTTGCTACAGAGTAAGCCTAGTAAATATCTGGCTTTTAGTGCATATGCTCCGCCATTTACGACACATTCCCTGTCGATGAATCAGAGGTTGTTGAGACTCAGGTGCACACGGATAATAAGTGATGCAAAAGGTTGGTTGAATGCTACTGTGGTAGCTCCTCCATCAGCTAACGTTGCGCCCTCTGGATTTTATTTGCTTAGTGTTGTTAATGAGGGAATTCCTAGCATTTCTGAGTGGATTAAGTTCATTCAGCCTGCTTCAACTTGA